In one Bradyrhizobium sp. 4 genomic region, the following are encoded:
- a CDS encoding nitronate monooxygenase family protein, with protein sequence MSMPALFKGRLSIPVIGSPLFIISVPDLVIAQCKAGVVGSFPSLNARPPELLDEWLARITEELAAYDRAHPDKPSAPFAVNQIVHKSNNRLDHDMQLCAKYKVPMIISSLGAREELNQAVHGWGGIVFHDVINQKFAHKAIEKGADGLILVAAGAGGHAGTISPLAFVAETRKWFDGPIALSGAIGNGKAIRAARILGADFAYIGSAFIATKEANAVEKYKEMIAGATADDIVYSNLFTGVHGNYLKPSILAAGMDPENLPTSDPSKMNFGTDASGERAKPKAWKEIWGSGQGVGSIDGIVPAAEMIARFKREYDEAVDPPL encoded by the coding sequence ATGTCCATGCCTGCCTTGTTCAAGGGACGCCTGTCGATCCCGGTGATCGGTTCGCCGCTCTTCATCATCTCGGTGCCCGATCTCGTGATCGCGCAGTGCAAGGCGGGCGTGGTCGGCTCGTTTCCGTCGCTGAACGCACGGCCGCCGGAGCTGCTTGACGAGTGGCTGGCGCGCATCACCGAAGAGCTCGCGGCGTATGACCGCGCGCATCCCGACAAGCCGTCGGCGCCGTTTGCGGTCAACCAGATCGTGCACAAGTCGAACAACCGGCTCGACCATGACATGCAGCTCTGCGCCAAGTACAAGGTGCCGATGATCATCTCGTCGCTGGGCGCGCGCGAGGAGCTCAATCAGGCCGTGCACGGCTGGGGCGGCATCGTTTTCCACGACGTGATCAACCAGAAATTTGCGCACAAGGCGATCGAGAAGGGTGCCGACGGCCTGATCCTGGTCGCGGCGGGCGCGGGCGGCCACGCCGGCACGATCTCGCCGTTGGCGTTCGTCGCCGAAACTCGAAAATGGTTCGACGGCCCGATCGCGCTGTCGGGCGCGATCGGCAACGGCAAGGCGATCCGCGCCGCGCGCATTCTCGGCGCCGACTTTGCCTATATCGGCTCGGCCTTCATCGCCACCAAGGAAGCCAATGCGGTCGAGAAGTACAAGGAGATGATCGCGGGCGCGACGGCCGATGACATCGTCTATTCCAACCTCTTCACCGGCGTGCACGGTAACTATCTGAAGCCGTCGATTCTTGCCGCCGGTATGGATCCGGAAAACCTGCCGACGTCCGATCCTTCCAAGATGAACTTCGGCACCGACGCCTCCGGCGAACGTGCCAAGCCAAAAGCCTGGAAGGAAATCTGGGGTTCGGGCCAAGGCGTCGGCAGCATCGACGGCATCGTGCCTGCCGCCGAAATGATCGCGCGCTTCAAGAGGGAATACGACGAGGCGGTTGATCCGCCGTTGTGA
- a CDS encoding YqaA family protein produces the protein MVLHRGAMLKRIYDWCIDAAHKPYALWIMGAVAFAESSFFPVPPDVMLIPMSLARPQRAWVYAAICTATSVLGGMLGYAIGALLFDSVGHWLIEVYGLGGKVDAFRASYAEWGAVIILLKGLTPIPYKLVTITSGFAGYNIGLFILCSIVARGGRFFIVAILLNRYGDWIRVKIEKHLGLVVAIGAAVLVLGFVVAVKLI, from the coding sequence ATGGTGCTTCATCGCGGCGCCATGCTGAAACGTATCTACGACTGGTGCATCGACGCCGCTCACAAGCCTTACGCGCTCTGGATCATGGGCGCCGTGGCTTTCGCTGAAAGCTCCTTCTTTCCCGTCCCGCCGGACGTGATGCTGATCCCCATGTCACTGGCGCGCCCGCAACGCGCCTGGGTCTATGCGGCGATCTGCACTGCGACTTCGGTGCTGGGTGGCATGTTGGGCTACGCCATCGGTGCGCTGCTCTTCGACTCGGTCGGCCATTGGCTGATCGAGGTCTATGGCCTCGGCGGCAAGGTCGACGCTTTCCGCGCCTCCTATGCCGAATGGGGCGCCGTGATCATCCTGCTCAAGGGCCTGACACCGATCCCCTATAAGCTCGTGACCATCACGTCCGGCTTTGCCGGCTACAATATCGGGCTCTTCATCCTGTGCTCGATCGTGGCGCGTGGCGGGCGCTTCTTTATCGTGGCGATTCTGCTCAACCGCTACGGCGATTGGATCCGGGTCAAGATCGAGAAGCATCTCGGATTGGTGGTGGCAATCGGCGCCGCGGTGCTCGTGCTCGGCTTTGTCGTCGCAGTCAAATTGATCTAA
- a CDS encoding thioesterase family protein, which produces MTPIYRVDGGSVVTSPDAAGPWDRRMQHGSAPAALVTWAAERIPTPVAMVIARVTIDLMRPVPVAPLTIATEILREGRKIQLCGVKLFADGVQVVAATVLKIKRQPLTLPEDVKALPVTLPSPEDSLLEDGHAATSPFVRSVSMRAARGRFGQAGAGAIWFRVDHPLIAGEPLSQAMRAVVAADFSNGTASSLDFRAWTYINADLTVSFARQPVGEWILLDGDSWIGPDGAGLAMSRLADRQGYFGRAVQSLVIEKR; this is translated from the coding sequence ATGACCCCCATCTACCGCGTCGACGGCGGCAGCGTCGTCACCAGCCCGGATGCTGCGGGCCCGTGGGACCGGCGTATGCAGCACGGTTCAGCGCCGGCCGCGCTGGTGACGTGGGCGGCGGAGCGCATTCCAACGCCTGTCGCGATGGTCATCGCGCGGGTCACCATCGACCTGATGCGCCCGGTGCCGGTGGCGCCGCTCACGATCGCGACCGAGATCTTGCGCGAGGGCCGCAAGATTCAGCTCTGCGGGGTCAAGCTGTTCGCCGACGGCGTACAGGTGGTCGCCGCCACCGTGCTCAAGATCAAGCGCCAGCCGCTGACGCTGCCCGAGGACGTCAAGGCGCTGCCGGTTACGCTGCCGTCCCCGGAGGACTCGCTGCTCGAGGACGGTCATGCCGCCACCAGTCCGTTCGTGCGATCGGTGTCGATGCGTGCCGCGCGCGGCCGCTTCGGCCAGGCCGGCGCCGGTGCGATCTGGTTTCGCGTCGACCATCCCCTGATCGCAGGCGAACCGCTCTCGCAGGCGATGCGCGCCGTGGTCGCGGCCGATTTTTCCAACGGCACCGCCTCGTCGCTCGATTTCCGCGCCTGGACCTATATCAACGCCGACCTCACCGTGAGCTTTGCGCGCCAGCCGGTCGGCGAATGGATCCTGCTCGACGGTGATTCCTGGATCGGCCCCGATGGCGCCGGGCTTGCGATGTCGCGGCTCGCCGACCGGCAGGGCTATTTCGGCCGCGCCGTGCAAAGCCTTGTGATCGAGAAGCGGTAA
- a CDS encoding nitronate monooxygenase, with product MTSDRLQRFHGRLALPLIAAPMFLVSGVELMVGVCRNGVIGSFPSANCRSAEQLDEWLTNIEARLLRHEDQTGRKAAPLCPNLIVHRSNARLEQDLAVLLHHRPEIVITSVGSPMPVLEPLHDAGALVLADVASIRHAERAAEAGADGLVLLTAGAGGQTGWLNPFAFVRAVRAFYDGIIVLAGGISDGQALRAAEVLGCDLGYMGTKFIATHESMADDRYKRLLVESSADDILLTTAFTGLQTSMLKPSIVAAGLDPDDLPARGAIDIAKDIDVAARENRPKRWRDIWSGGHSTSGVTDVLAVDDLVAGTVAEYRGAGGRVSP from the coding sequence GTGACGTCAGATCGGCTGCAACGTTTCCACGGTCGTCTCGCCCTGCCGCTGATCGCCGCGCCGATGTTTCTGGTGTCGGGCGTCGAGCTCATGGTCGGCGTCTGTCGCAACGGCGTGATCGGCAGCTTCCCCAGCGCGAATTGCCGTAGCGCCGAACAACTCGATGAATGGCTCACCAACATCGAAGCGCGGCTGCTGCGGCATGAAGATCAAACCGGCCGTAAGGCCGCGCCGCTTTGCCCAAACCTGATCGTGCACCGCTCCAATGCACGGCTGGAGCAGGATCTCGCCGTGTTGCTGCACCACAGGCCGGAGATCGTCATCACCTCGGTCGGCTCGCCCATGCCGGTGCTCGAGCCGCTGCATGACGCCGGCGCATTGGTGCTTGCGGATGTTGCCTCGATCCGCCACGCCGAACGCGCGGCGGAAGCAGGTGCCGACGGGCTCGTGCTGCTCACTGCGGGCGCGGGCGGCCAAACCGGCTGGCTCAACCCGTTCGCCTTCGTCCGCGCGGTGCGCGCGTTCTACGATGGCATCATCGTGCTCGCGGGGGGTATCAGCGACGGCCAGGCATTGCGCGCGGCCGAAGTGCTCGGCTGCGATCTCGGCTACATGGGCACGAAGTTCATCGCGACCCACGAGAGCATGGCGGATGATCGTTACAAGCGGCTTCTGGTCGAGAGCAGCGCCGACGATATCCTGCTGACCACCGCGTTCACGGGACTTCAAACCAGCATGCTAAAGCCGTCGATCGTCGCCGCGGGTCTCGATCCCGACGACCTGCCGGCGCGCGGGGCCATCGACATCGCCAAGGACATCGACGTCGCCGCACGGGAGAACCGGCCAAAGCGCTGGCGCGATATCTGGAGCGGTGGGCACTCGACATCCGGCGTGACCGACGTGCTCGCGGTTGACGATCTCGTCGCAGGGACGGTCGCCGAGTATCGAGGGGCGGGTGGCCGCGTCTCCCCGTGA
- a CDS encoding ABC transporter substrate-binding protein — translation MFEFATIALRGLLAAAICLAALTARDATAAETAAPSIAIHFTFDRPIDASMAPFFLAAKDGSFGAERLNVSFSSAAGSPEALARVAKGDSEFALVDINELIRFRDKDATPVKAVFVLFNRAPYAIVARRSRGIHLLPDLDGKTVGVADSDLSMRLWPALAQQNGINTAHVKFHKISAAVREPILSAGQVDAVAGFSYLSAVNLRDRGVPGGDLVALRYADYGCEAYGFAVVVNPVFAAAKPDTVKGFVRALIAGINATVKEPARAADEAASRIEDGDRDLELERLRTVLVDNILTDEVRRNGLGDIDPARMDRAIDQIGQDFKFRKRPAAGDIFDGGFLPPVEGRLIN, via the coding sequence ATGTTCGAATTCGCGACAATCGCTCTTCGCGGCCTGCTGGCCGCTGCAATTTGTCTTGCGGCGCTGACTGCGCGCGATGCTACCGCGGCCGAAACCGCCGCGCCCTCCATTGCAATCCACTTCACCTTCGACCGCCCGATCGATGCGAGCATGGCGCCGTTCTTTCTTGCCGCAAAGGACGGCAGCTTCGGAGCCGAGCGTCTCAACGTCTCCTTTAGCAGCGCGGCCGGATCGCCGGAGGCGCTTGCGCGCGTCGCCAAGGGCGACAGCGAGTTCGCGCTCGTCGACATCAACGAGCTGATCCGCTTCCGCGACAAGGATGCGACACCGGTCAAGGCGGTATTCGTGCTGTTCAACCGCGCGCCCTACGCGATCGTCGCCCGCAGGAGCCGTGGCATCCACCTCCTGCCCGACCTGGACGGCAAGACCGTCGGCGTTGCCGATAGCGATCTGTCGATGCGGCTGTGGCCGGCGCTGGCGCAGCAGAACGGCATCAACACGGCTCACGTGAAATTCCACAAGATCAGCGCCGCGGTGCGCGAGCCGATCCTCTCCGCGGGACAGGTCGATGCCGTCGCCGGCTTCAGCTATCTCTCGGCAGTGAACCTGCGCGACCGCGGCGTACCAGGCGGCGATCTCGTCGCGCTTCGCTATGCCGACTATGGTTGCGAGGCCTATGGCTTTGCCGTCGTGGTCAACCCGGTTTTCGCCGCGGCCAAGCCGGACACCGTGAAGGGCTTCGTCCGCGCATTGATCGCCGGCATCAACGCGACCGTCAAGGAGCCGGCGCGTGCGGCGGACGAGGCCGCGAGCCGCATTGAGGACGGCGACCGCGATCTTGAGCTGGAGCGCCTGCGCACCGTCCTCGTCGACAACATCCTGACCGACGAGGTCCGTCGCAACGGCCTCGGCGACATCGACCCGGCGCGCATGGATCGCGCGATCGACCAGATCGGGCAGGATTTCAAATTCCGCAAACGGCCGGCGGCGGGCGACATCTTCGACGGCGGGTTCTTGCCGCCCGTTGAAGGGCGGTTGATCAACTGA
- a CDS encoding aspartate ammonia-lyase, translating to MSRTEQDFLGQREIADDIYYGVQTIRGKENFHITGIPMNQEPYFVKALGYVKKAAAMANRDLGAVDTKVAEAIIVGCDRVIAGDMMDQFVTDFIQGGAGTSTNMNANEVIANLALESLGFAKGDYQHVSPNDHVNYGQSTNDTYPTAFRLALILRLESYMTALRQLQEAFFAKGREFDRVLKMGRTHLQDAVPMSLGAEFRGWGTTMGEEVDRISEARALLREINLGATAIGTSVTAAQGYPKLAVRHLSALTGVDFILAGDLVEATSDTGAYVQLSGVLKRTASKLTKICNDIRLLASGPRAGFNEINLPQLQPGSSIMPGKVNPVIPEVVNQTSFLVIGLDTTVTLAASAGQLQLNVMEPVISFALFFSIRTMERAVNSLRENCVVGITANEEHTRNMVLNSLGIVTVLKPLLGYKQCAEIAREGYKSGKSLHQIVVVERKLLTQEKWDEMFSFERLINPDLIA from the coding sequence ATGAGTCGCACGGAGCAGGACTTCCTCGGACAGCGTGAGATCGCCGACGACATCTATTACGGCGTCCAGACCATCCGCGGGAAGGAGAACTTCCACATCACCGGCATTCCGATGAACCAGGAGCCTTACTTCGTAAAGGCGCTTGGTTACGTCAAGAAGGCCGCCGCCATGGCCAACCGCGATCTCGGGGCGGTGGACACCAAAGTCGCGGAAGCCATTATCGTGGGCTGCGATCGCGTCATCGCCGGCGATATGATGGACCAGTTCGTCACCGACTTCATCCAGGGCGGGGCCGGCACCTCCACCAACATGAACGCCAACGAGGTGATCGCCAATCTCGCGCTGGAATCGCTCGGCTTTGCGAAGGGCGATTACCAGCACGTCAGCCCCAACGATCACGTCAATTACGGCCAGTCGACCAACGACACCTATCCGACGGCCTTTCGGCTGGCGCTGATCCTGCGGCTCGAGAGCTACATGACGGCGCTGCGTCAACTCCAGGAGGCGTTCTTCGCCAAGGGCAGGGAGTTCGATCGCGTGCTGAAGATGGGCCGCACCCATCTACAGGACGCGGTGCCGATGTCACTCGGCGCCGAATTCCGCGGTTGGGGCACCACCATGGGCGAGGAGGTCGATCGAATCTCCGAGGCCCGCGCGCTGCTGCGCGAGATCAATCTCGGCGCGACCGCGATCGGCACCTCCGTCACCGCTGCGCAGGGCTATCCCAAGCTCGCGGTCCGGCATCTGAGCGCGCTCACCGGCGTCGACTTCATCCTTGCAGGCGACCTCGTCGAGGCGACGTCGGATACCGGCGCCTATGTGCAGCTCTCCGGCGTCCTCAAGCGCACCGCGAGCAAGCTGACCAAGATCTGCAACGACATCCGCCTGCTCGCCTCGGGCCCGCGTGCCGGCTTCAACGAGATCAACCTGCCGCAGCTTCAGCCGGGCTCCTCGATCATGCCGGGCAAGGTCAATCCTGTCATCCCCGAGGTCGTCAACCAGACCAGCTTCCTCGTGATCGGGCTCGACACCACCGTGACGCTCGCGGCGTCCGCGGGTCAGCTCCAGCTCAATGTGATGGAGCCGGTGATCTCGTTCGCGCTGTTCTTCTCCATCCGCACCATGGAGCGCGCGGTCAACAGCCTGCGCGAGAATTGCGTCGTGGGCATCACTGCCAACGAGGAGCATACCCGCAACATGGTGCTGAACTCGTTGGGTATCGTTACGGTGCTGAAGCCGCTGCTCGGCTACAAGCAATGCGCCGAGATCGCGCGCGAGGGCTACAAGAGCGGCAAGTCACTGCACCAGATCGTCGTGGTCGAGCGTAAGCTGCTGACGCAGGAGAAATGGGACGAGATGTTCTCGTTCGAGCGGCTGATCAATCCGGACCTGATTGCGTGA
- a CDS encoding cysteine rich repeat-containing protein, which yields MKISVLAVLLLAATAQTAAAQSGPTPQEQMTCRSDASKFCAEHIGKPPQMNACLRENKSKLSDGCRKVVESHGG from the coding sequence ATGAAGATTTCGGTTCTTGCCGTGCTGCTGCTCGCCGCGACCGCCCAGACCGCCGCTGCGCAATCCGGTCCGACCCCGCAGGAGCAGATGACCTGCCGAAGCGACGCGAGCAAATTCTGCGCCGAACACATCGGCAAGCCGCCGCAGATGAATGCCTGCCTGCGCGAGAACAAGTCGAAGCTTTCGGACGGCTGCCGCAAGGTCGTGGAGTCGCACGGCGGGTGA
- a CDS encoding ATP-binding protein: MSEIAAKAPFKPARRRLLVSRLVPYLLLQALILVATVLGLRLLQPSDPDDFALSEFSLREDGVARPVTLPHFTSSRYSLADPPLYTGAFTFRRGDVASGWSVFLPRFSNAVEVSINGVVILDSRRDANANRPDRNTPQIGSIPSSLLREGANEITVRLLVWGPLKGFLDTVYVGPDAALRPAYETRTLMFVTLPVVFSAWQSILAVILAIMWLMRRREPVYGVLAVAMVLGVVQAFAPPPVPPVNTSRLAAVLLASAPIESALVVVFGVLFFGWRWPRYGMLLFAPGLVVFSVGLIAGPPLPRILFLLLGIPTVGLCLLLMACVTAAAVVRRQDAASFTLGCAVTIVLICWVHDMLSVFEIVTDERIFLSRLSYSAMLVAIGAGLTWRFARALNQVDSFAGQLVTRVREAEERLKASFAREEERARAAALANERTRLMRDLHDGLGGQLISIVALSERGHEGATITDAARAALKDLRLVIDSMDDIGGDLMLALGSWRERATAQLRPHDIALDWHVATPQGLPLHPELRPWHVIQIVRILDEAVTNAVKHAEARRIAVTIETVVGGQGPYGVIRVADDGKGFANGCAPVGSGGATDASQTARGLRNMRSRAARCGAMLDLGSDSSGTRVRLQLPQIFPDSDAAVG, translated from the coding sequence CCCCGACGACTTTGCCCTGAGCGAATTCTCGCTGCGCGAGGACGGCGTGGCGCGTCCCGTGACGTTGCCGCATTTCACGTCATCACGCTATTCCCTGGCCGACCCGCCGCTCTACACCGGCGCCTTCACGTTCCGCCGCGGCGATGTGGCGTCGGGATGGTCGGTATTCCTGCCGCGCTTCAGCAACGCGGTGGAGGTCTCAATCAACGGCGTCGTCATCCTGGATTCCCGACGCGATGCCAACGCCAACCGGCCCGACCGCAACACTCCGCAGATCGGGTCGATCCCGTCCTCGCTGCTGCGCGAGGGCGCGAACGAGATCACGGTGCGGCTGTTGGTTTGGGGACCGCTCAAGGGCTTTCTCGACACCGTCTATGTCGGGCCGGATGCGGCCTTGCGGCCGGCCTACGAGACACGCACGCTGATGTTCGTCACGTTGCCCGTGGTGTTCTCCGCCTGGCAATCGATCCTCGCCGTCATCCTGGCGATCATGTGGCTGATGCGCCGCCGCGAGCCGGTTTACGGCGTGCTGGCGGTGGCGATGGTACTCGGCGTGGTGCAGGCCTTTGCGCCGCCACCGGTGCCCCCCGTCAACACCTCCCGGCTCGCCGCGGTGTTGCTCGCGTCCGCACCGATCGAGAGCGCCCTGGTCGTCGTCTTCGGCGTGCTGTTCTTCGGCTGGCGCTGGCCGCGTTACGGCATGCTGCTGTTCGCGCCGGGGCTCGTCGTGTTCAGTGTCGGGCTGATCGCCGGCCCGCCGTTGCCGCGCATTCTGTTTCTCCTGTTGGGGATTCCGACCGTCGGGCTCTGCCTGTTGCTGATGGCCTGCGTCACAGCTGCCGCAGTGGTGCGGCGGCAGGACGCGGCAAGCTTCACGCTCGGCTGCGCGGTGACCATCGTGCTGATATGCTGGGTCCACGACATGCTGTCGGTGTTCGAGATCGTGACCGACGAGCGCATCTTCCTCTCGCGCCTCTCCTATTCGGCGATGCTGGTCGCGATCGGCGCCGGCTTGACCTGGCGGTTCGCGCGCGCGCTGAACCAGGTCGACAGCTTTGCCGGCCAGCTCGTAACGCGCGTACGCGAGGCCGAGGAGCGGCTGAAGGCGAGCTTTGCCCGCGAGGAGGAGCGTGCACGGGCCGCCGCGCTCGCCAATGAGCGCACGCGGCTGATGCGCGACCTGCATGACGGCCTCGGCGGCCAGCTCATCAGCATCGTGGCACTGTCCGAGCGCGGGCACGAGGGCGCGACCATCACCGACGCCGCCCGTGCGGCGCTGAAAGACCTCCGTCTCGTCATCGACTCCATGGACGACATCGGCGGCGACCTGATGCTCGCACTCGGCTCCTGGCGCGAGCGCGCGACCGCACAATTGCGACCGCACGACATCGCACTCGACTGGCACGTGGCGACGCCGCAAGGGCTGCCGCTGCATCCCGAGCTCAGGCCATGGCATGTCATCCAGATCGTGCGCATCCTCGACGAGGCCGTGACCAATGCGGTCAAGCACGCAGAGGCCCGCCGCATCGCGGTCACCATCGAGACGGTCGTCGGAGGTCAGGGACCGTACGGTGTGATCAGGGTCGCGGATGACGGCAAGGGCTTTGCGAACGGTTGTGCGCCGGTCGGCAGCGGCGGGGCCACCGACGCGAGCCAGACCGCGCGGGGCCTTCGCAACATGAGGAGCCGTGCCGCGCGCTGCGGGGCGATGCTCGATCTCGGTTCGGATTCCTCAGGCACGCGCGTGCGGCTGCAATTGCCGCAGATTTTCCCCGACAGCGATGCCGCCGTCGGCTGA
- a CDS encoding AMP-binding protein, whose translation MSDPLHASSPTCAQALRALSRYPGRTAFAWPGGSLSYQGTIDLIGRIQGLFMRLGLRPGARVAFLTANRADTWCAGVAAQLSRLCVTWLHPLGSRGDQLFQLEDSGAEMLVVDAAAFRERGGELAAQAAWLKAVFTTGPADYGVDLLQAIEIEGHASAHCLAGPDDLSTLNYTGGTTGKSKGALRYHRENAGAAAAILADFEIPDGARYLAVAPISHVAGTKVLPTLMRGGTVHMLKGFDPEAVLATIARERINFTLFVPTMIYVLLDHPALDKTDLSSLELVLYGASAMSPSRLIEGIERIGPVFSQLYGQTECYPISVLRKADHDPNRPELFLSCGFPIAACEVKILDDKDQEVKTGEAGEICVRAPHVMAEYWKRPDITAETLKNGWVHTGDIARKDDRGYMFILDRKKDMIVSGGFNIFPREVEDVLSQHADVAMVAVVGIPDEKWGEAVTAVVVLREGAKPDADELINLVKTRKGSAHAPKQIQFVKQLPMTGVGKVDKKVLRASFWSGRGRMVG comes from the coding sequence ATGTCCGATCCGCTCCATGCATCGTCTCCGACTTGCGCGCAGGCGCTGCGGGCGCTGTCGCGCTACCCGGGCCGAACCGCGTTCGCGTGGCCCGGCGGATCGCTGAGCTATCAGGGCACCATCGACCTGATCGGGCGCATCCAGGGCCTGTTCATGCGGCTTGGATTGCGGCCCGGCGCGCGGGTCGCCTTCCTCACCGCGAACCGCGCCGACACATGGTGCGCCGGCGTCGCCGCGCAATTGTCGCGGCTCTGCGTCACCTGGCTGCATCCTTTGGGATCGCGAGGAGACCAGTTGTTCCAGCTCGAGGATTCCGGGGCCGAAATGCTGGTGGTCGATGCGGCCGCCTTCCGCGAGCGCGGCGGCGAGCTCGCCGCACAGGCGGCCTGGCTCAAGGCGGTGTTCACCACGGGACCGGCCGACTATGGCGTCGACCTCTTGCAGGCGATCGAGATCGAAGGCCATGCCAGCGCGCATTGCCTCGCCGGCCCCGACGATCTCTCCACCCTGAATTACACCGGTGGCACGACCGGCAAATCCAAGGGCGCGTTGCGCTACCACCGCGAAAATGCCGGAGCCGCGGCCGCGATCCTTGCCGACTTCGAGATCCCCGATGGCGCGCGCTACCTCGCGGTGGCACCGATCAGCCATGTCGCCGGCACGAAAGTGCTGCCGACCTTGATGCGGGGCGGCACCGTGCACATGCTGAAGGGTTTTGATCCCGAGGCGGTACTGGCGACGATCGCACGCGAGCGCATCAACTTCACGCTGTTCGTGCCGACCATGATCTACGTGCTGCTCGATCATCCCGCGCTCGACAAAACCGACCTCTCCTCGCTTGAGCTCGTGCTCTATGGCGCCTCCGCGATGTCACCGAGCCGGCTGATCGAGGGCATCGAGCGGATCGGGCCGGTGTTCTCGCAGCTCTACGGCCAGACCGAATGCTATCCAATCTCGGTGCTGCGCAAGGCGGATCACGATCCCAACAGGCCGGAGCTGTTCCTGTCATGCGGTTTCCCGATCGCGGCGTGCGAGGTCAAGATCCTCGACGACAAGGACCAGGAAGTGAAGACGGGCGAAGCCGGCGAAATCTGCGTGCGCGCTCCACACGTCATGGCGGAGTACTGGAAGCGGCCGGACATCACCGCCGAGACGCTGAAGAACGGCTGGGTGCACACCGGCGACATCGCTCGCAAGGACGATCGCGGCTACATGTTCATCCTCGACCGCAAGAAGGACATGATCGTCTCCGGCGGCTTCAACATCTTTCCGCGCGAGGTCGAGGACGTGCTGTCGCAGCATGCGGACGTGGCCATGGTGGCGGTCGTGGGCATCCCCGACGAGAAATGGGGCGAAGCCGTCACGGCTGTCGTCGTCCTGCGCGAAGGCGCAAAACCTGACGCCGATGAACTGATCAATCTGGTGAAGACGCGAAAAGGCTCGGCCCATGCGCCGAAGCAGATCCAGTTCGTCAAGCAACTCCCGATGACGGGTGTCGGCAAGGTCGACAAGAAGGTGCTGCGCGCGAGCTTTTGGAGCGGGCGGGGCCGGATGGTGGGATAG
- the hisE gene encoding phosphoribosyl-ATP diphosphatase, whose protein sequence is MSDSLERLYLAVLAARDLDPATSRTARLFQRGPSKMAKKLAEEAIEVVIDAVNGDSEAVIRESADLLYNLTVLWASAGVRPEDVWREMTRREDMLGIAEKLPKSAMKLPKGASPRVAARRPIVALEGRTARKRH, encoded by the coding sequence ATGAGTGATTCGCTTGAGCGGCTATATCTGGCTGTGCTCGCGGCCAGGGACCTTGATCCGGCAACATCGCGCACCGCGCGGCTGTTTCAGCGCGGCCCGTCAAAAATGGCGAAGAAGCTGGCTGAAGAGGCTATCGAGGTCGTCATCGACGCGGTCAACGGCGATAGCGAAGCCGTGATCCGGGAAAGCGCCGACCTGCTCTACAATCTGACCGTGCTCTGGGCCTCGGCCGGCGTGCGCCCTGAGGACGTCTGGCGCGAGATGACGCGGCGTGAAGACATGCTCGGCATCGCCGAGAAGCTGCCGAAATCGGCGATGAAACTGCCCAAAGGTGCATCACCGCGTGTCGCCGCCAGGCGGCCAATCGTCGCGCTCGAAGGCCGTACCGCGCGCAAGCGCCACTAG